From one Candidatus Methanoplasma termitum genomic stretch:
- a CDS encoding MATE family efflux transporter yields the protein MDGTATKGVDVLLGDPKKAVVAFSIPIAIALLAQQGSLFADSVWVTALGGDALSAIGLVSPMYIILTGIGAGLAVGTSAAIARKIGMKKADSANLIAMQSLLLCLAVAVVLTPLLLLTSRPLLGLIGAGSTINSSVAFATPIYISFVLILLANVMSGIMRGEGAARKSMYMLVLGAVTTIILDPILIYVANLGVAGAGWATSIGFGVSFLAGVYWYFFDNRMFIKFKKENLKLNIKAWKTILFVGVPQSAEFMVMGIFNIAFNGCVILIGGNDVMAIYTATWRVIGLIVIPAQAMGGAIISSCSAEFGMKRYDMIRQSYVYAVKMSLILLTILTVAMVALAGPIATLFTNDLVEPAQMHSDMVIMMYIFATFIPIMALIYVGSSLLQSLARSKISLLSTFIRNGSLAIGFLITTYGIGTLTSMWWALSIVEIFGSILMGYWAYVILKDAAKKDGKSIIYAEGDIPY from the coding sequence ATGGATGGGACGGCGACGAAGGGAGTGGATGTTCTACTCGGAGATCCGAAGAAAGCAGTTGTAGCTTTCTCTATTCCGATCGCCATCGCACTTCTGGCACAACAGGGAAGCCTTTTCGCCGACAGCGTCTGGGTCACCGCGCTCGGCGGCGATGCGTTGTCCGCGATCGGATTGGTCTCTCCCATGTACATCATCCTCACCGGCATAGGTGCAGGCCTTGCCGTGGGAACATCTGCGGCGATCGCAAGGAAGATCGGCATGAAAAAGGCAGATTCTGCCAATTTGATAGCCATGCAGTCGTTGTTGTTATGTTTGGCGGTCGCTGTTGTATTAACGCCTCTGTTGCTGCTTACATCGAGACCGTTACTGGGACTCATCGGCGCAGGAAGCACGATAAACTCATCTGTCGCATTCGCGACTCCCATTTACATTTCATTTGTCTTGATATTGTTAGCGAATGTGATGTCAGGAATCATGAGAGGAGAGGGTGCGGCAAGGAAATCCATGTACATGCTGGTCCTGGGAGCCGTCACTACTATAATCTTGGATCCGATCCTCATCTACGTTGCGAACCTGGGAGTAGCTGGCGCGGGATGGGCCACATCGATCGGTTTCGGGGTCTCATTCCTCGCGGGGGTCTATTGGTATTTCTTTGACAACAGAATGTTCATTAAGTTCAAAAAAGAGAACTTGAAGCTGAACATCAAAGCTTGGAAAACAATATTATTCGTCGGAGTTCCGCAGTCAGCCGAGTTCATGGTCATGGGAATATTCAACATAGCATTCAACGGCTGCGTGATCTTGATCGGAGGAAACGATGTGATGGCGATATACACGGCAACATGGAGAGTGATAGGTTTGATCGTGATCCCCGCCCAGGCAATGGGCGGAGCCATAATCTCGTCGTGTTCGGCGGAGTTCGGAATGAAGAGATATGATATGATCAGGCAATCGTACGTCTATGCTGTGAAGATGAGTCTGATCCTTCTTACGATCCTAACTGTTGCAATGGTCGCTCTGGCAGGTCCGATAGCAACGCTCTTCACGAACGATCTTGTGGAACCAGCTCAGATGCACAGCGACATGGTGATAATGATGTACATCTTCGCTACCTTCATCCCGATAATGGCGCTGATATATGTCGGATCGTCGTTATTGCAGTCGCTTGCTCGTTCGAAGATATCTTTGTTGTCGACTTTCATAAGGAACGGATCTCTGGCCATAGGATTCCTGATTACGACATACGGCATCGGGACGCTGACATCGATGTGGTGGGCGCTGAGCATCGTGGAGATATTCGGAAGCATCCTTATGGGCTACTGGGCTTACGTGATCTTAAAGGATGCCGCAAAGAAGGACGGAAAATCCATCATTTACGCCGAAGGCGACATCCCATACTGA
- a CDS encoding PHP domain-containing protein, with amino-acid sequence MKADLHIHSNFSNDGKSTVEEIIEAAVNRGLGCIAITDHNSFEAYNLVKDNGKVIVIPGIEVSSKEGHILAYGIDRAISRDMSIDETINAIHEAGGVAFAAHPYRWWSGLGEENTLNFNFDGTEALNARSTARDNKRSKTLAERIGKPISAGSDAHDPEYVGDGMVEIPDDIRTWQDALKAVMEGKAKPSSTNRRATVTIRYGVKSIVEWIFRGFKRM; translated from the coding sequence ATGAAAGCGGATCTGCACATACATTCCAATTTCTCTAATGACGGAAAGTCCACTGTGGAAGAGATAATCGAGGCAGCAGTGAATAGGGGATTGGGATGCATCGCGATTACCGATCACAACAGTTTTGAGGCATACAACCTCGTTAAAGATAACGGAAAGGTCATTGTGATACCCGGAATAGAAGTATCATCCAAAGAGGGCCATATTCTTGCATATGGTATCGACAGGGCGATCTCAAGGGACATGTCAATAGACGAGACGATCAACGCCATCCACGAGGCCGGAGGGGTCGCTTTTGCGGCACACCCATACAGATGGTGGTCGGGGCTCGGGGAAGAGAACACACTCAACTTCAATTTCGACGGCACAGAGGCGCTGAATGCCAGATCGACCGCAAGGGACAATAAAAGATCAAAAACTCTCGCCGAGCGCATCGGAAAACCGATCTCCGCGGGGAGCGATGCTCACGACCCGGAATATGTCGGCGACGGTATGGTCGAAATCCCCGATGATATCAGAACATGGCAGGATGCGTTGAAAGCGGTCATGGAAGGGAAAGCGAAGCCTTCAAGCACTAACAGGCGCGCCACCGTTACAATAAGGTATGGAGTAAAATCCATTGTCGAGTGGATATTCAGAGGATTCAAACGAATGTGA
- a CDS encoding PQQ-binding-like beta-propeller repeat protein, giving the protein MQKKEVCVALGVFSLLALMMSVPFAELEENSEAANSPRSEVAHLNDYAVVGTNILELNRAGGAVWHKELCSLGHGWFCSAVVAEDGFVAVGSTYAKFDLKGDLVWQRTFDDPRAFYTDIIAVDDGFVAADIRSMIKFDDSGDIIWQNDFKPDKGNYLLSFAAVADGFVIVEATMIPIDGGRAPLEPGMTFIKFDRNGNVLWQKYVPSETEIRSMAPISNGFVAVNNKVMKKFDYDGNMMWQSRFDTQIPDDFNAVAAVPGGFIAVGEVSKYSFGEGIWGDIPAKGGGSDATIVKFSEDGDIIWSKIYGGRGSDEFEYVAVVSGGIVVGGISAPASADGTYPGFWGNTYDVLVKYDDNGNVDWVINNRVEKIMGTGIVLAMIVFSLVAAYLVYHYRIFPDRK; this is encoded by the coding sequence ATGCAAAAGAAGGAAGTATGCGTGGCATTAGGCGTTTTCTCGCTGCTGGCACTGATGATGTCTGTGCCGTTTGCCGAGCTCGAAGAGAACAGTGAAGCCGCAAACTCTCCCCGCTCAGAGGTAGCACACCTAAATGACTACGCCGTTGTGGGAACTAATATCTTAGAGCTGAACCGTGCGGGAGGGGCAGTATGGCATAAGGAACTATGCAGTCTTGGGCATGGTTGGTTCTGCTCTGCGGTCGTCGCAGAGGATGGGTTTGTCGCAGTGGGTTCGACATATGCGAAATTCGATCTCAAAGGAGATCTCGTGTGGCAAAGAACATTCGATGACCCGAGAGCATTTTACACCGACATAATTGCTGTTGATGACGGTTTCGTTGCAGCCGACATAAGGTCAATGATCAAGTTCGACGACTCGGGTGATATTATCTGGCAGAACGATTTTAAGCCGGATAAGGGAAATTATCTTCTATCATTCGCCGCGGTCGCCGACGGTTTTGTCATCGTCGAAGCTACAATGATCCCAATAGATGGGGGAAGAGCACCGCTCGAACCGGGTATGACGTTCATCAAATTCGACCGGAACGGAAATGTGCTTTGGCAAAAATATGTCCCATCCGAAACAGAGATCCGTTCAATGGCCCCGATATCGAACGGTTTCGTTGCCGTTAACAACAAAGTAATGAAAAAATTCGATTATGACGGGAATATGATGTGGCAAAGCAGATTCGATACACAAATACCCGACGATTTCAACGCTGTCGCCGCCGTTCCGGGCGGGTTCATCGCAGTAGGCGAGGTGAGCAAATATTCATTCGGTGAAGGGATATGGGGAGATATTCCTGCGAAAGGTGGGGGGTCGGATGCGACCATCGTCAAATTCAGCGAAGACGGAGATATTATTTGGAGCAAGATCTACGGTGGCCGGGGTTCTGATGAGTTCGAATATGTGGCTGTGGTGTCCGGTGGAATTGTTGTCGGAGGCATCTCCGCTCCCGCGAGCGCAGATGGAACCTATCCGGGGTTTTGGGGGAATACCTATGATGTTCTTGTGAAATATGACGATAACGGCAACGTCGATTGGGTCATAAACAACCGCGTCGAAAAAATAATGGGGACTGGGATCGTTCTTGCAATGATCGTCTTTAGTCTCGTGGCGGCATATTTGGTATACCATTATAGGATCTTCCCAGACCGCAAATAA
- a CDS encoding ribosome biogenesis/translation initiation ATPase RLI produces the protein MRIAAVLHDRCQNRKCNKECLKFCPLVRTGVECITFNERGKPIISEALCQGCGICVNKCQFEAIKIIGLADELKGEMVHQYGENTFRLYRLPVPKKGIITGILGPNGIGKTTAIKLLSGIEVPNLGRYEKPPSKEEVLQRFAGMEIYDHLKALYSGNVRVSMKPQYVDKLPQSVKGVVRDLLGKVQERMNIEEAAKLFELTEVLDRELTKLSGGELQRLAVAATIMKEADIYFFDEPTSYLDIYQRVRIARIIKDLSVNKQVIVIEHDLAILDYLADNVNIVYGSEGAYGVFTLPRQVRTAINVYLDGYLPEENIRFRDRPIEFFSSPPRAEWNTPDLVEFDSVEKDLGGFKLTIGRGAVKIGESVGIVGPNATGKTTFVKMLAGVFKPDKGELHSTLKVSYKPQYISPDGEGTVRDILFAHAYETVNSGFFEGEVLNPLGIKHLMEKDIRTLSGGELQRVAITMCLASEADMYLFDEPSAYLDSNQRMNAARTIRRMMEKTGKSGMIVDHDIYFIDMVSDSMMVFGGDPGHHGIGEGPLDMREGMNKFLSAVDITFRRDADTNRPRINKTDSRLDREQKSKGEYYYSS, from the coding sequence ATGCGTATAGCCGCCGTGTTGCACGACAGGTGTCAGAATCGTAAGTGCAACAAAGAATGTTTGAAGTTCTGCCCATTAGTAAGAACGGGAGTAGAATGCATTACGTTCAACGAACGCGGAAAACCGATCATCTCCGAAGCACTATGCCAGGGTTGCGGCATATGTGTGAACAAATGCCAGTTCGAAGCGATCAAGATCATCGGCCTTGCCGATGAACTCAAAGGAGAGATGGTGCACCAGTACGGCGAGAATACGTTCAGACTTTACAGGCTGCCGGTACCGAAGAAAGGCATCATCACCGGAATACTCGGACCGAACGGCATCGGTAAGACCACCGCCATTAAACTCCTATCAGGGATAGAGGTCCCCAACCTCGGCAGATATGAGAAACCCCCATCAAAAGAAGAGGTGCTGCAGCGCTTCGCAGGTATGGAAATATATGATCATCTGAAGGCTCTTTATTCGGGGAATGTTAGGGTCTCGATGAAACCGCAATATGTGGACAAACTTCCCCAGAGCGTAAAGGGGGTTGTAAGGGACCTCTTGGGCAAAGTTCAGGAAAGGATGAACATTGAAGAGGCTGCAAAACTCTTCGAACTGACCGAGGTCCTCGACCGCGAACTTACGAAATTGTCCGGCGGTGAGCTCCAGAGGCTGGCGGTGGCCGCCACCATAATGAAAGAAGCGGATATCTACTTCTTCGATGAGCCGACCTCCTATCTGGATATATACCAGAGAGTAAGGATCGCAAGGATCATAAAGGATCTCAGCGTCAATAAACAGGTCATTGTCATAGAACACGACCTGGCCATTCTCGATTACCTCGCCGATAATGTGAACATTGTCTATGGCTCAGAGGGCGCTTACGGTGTGTTCACTCTGCCAAGGCAGGTAAGGACCGCCATTAACGTCTATTTGGACGGTTATCTCCCGGAGGAGAACATAAGGTTCAGGGACAGGCCGATAGAATTCTTTTCATCGCCTCCGAGAGCGGAATGGAACACCCCTGACCTCGTTGAGTTCGACAGCGTCGAAAAGGATCTCGGAGGGTTCAAACTTACTATCGGCAGGGGAGCGGTGAAGATCGGGGAGTCTGTGGGGATAGTCGGTCCGAATGCGACCGGCAAGACCACTTTCGTTAAAATGCTGGCAGGTGTTTTCAAACCGGACAAGGGGGAGCTGCATTCGACACTGAAAGTATCATACAAGCCGCAGTACATCTCACCGGATGGCGAAGGTACTGTGAGGGACATCCTTTTCGCTCATGCGTACGAAACTGTGAATTCCGGATTTTTTGAGGGGGAAGTGCTCAACCCGTTGGGGATTAAACACCTCATGGAAAAGGATATCAGAACGCTTTCCGGTGGAGAGCTGCAAAGGGTTGCGATAACGATGTGCCTTGCCTCGGAAGCGGACATGTATCTTTTCGACGAACCTTCGGCATATCTTGATTCGAACCAGAGGATGAATGCCGCAAGGACCATAAGAAGGATGATGGAAAAGACCGGAAAGAGCGGTATGATCGTTGACCACGACATCTATTTCATTGACATGGTCTCTGATTCGATGATGGTGTTCGGCGGCGATCCGGGGCACCACGGTATCGGAGAAGGGCCGCTGGATATGAGAGAGGGGATGAACAAATTCCTTTCCGCCGTGGACATTACTTTCAGGCGCGACGCAGATACGAACCGCCCGAGGATCAACAAAACGGATTCCAGACTTGACAGGGAACAGAAGTCGAAGGGCGAATACTATTACTCGTCCTGA
- a CDS encoding uroporphyrinogen decarboxylase family protein: MKDAGHRESVRSALKHERGDRIPVNNFALVTAARSAGYTVEQARKDPKISAKVSIDYSIKTLSDFVKPVLDSQVPFADLGMDVRFPEDDYGYIKSHPVKDPEDIDKLALFDPNAAKECPMFTKVIVEGLRETSRMLEEDLHICGLSWGPITTAGYLMGTEEMIMMALMEPDMVKKLMVKVAPFVAEMQRTMIDAGATVMWMADPTSSGDLLSPSMFKEFSYLGLKEVIPTVKKEKDVPSFLHICGNTLEIMPMLPELKVDCFSFDHAVDPGKAKKLAGKKMALMGNIDPVKYIMSGNPAEIKDECRRIIDLAGRDGGFILSPGCETPISSPDVNVRAMGQAGQDYWKHR, translated from the coding sequence ATGAAAGATGCAGGACACCGTGAGAGCGTAAGATCGGCTTTAAAGCATGAGAGAGGAGACAGGATACCCGTCAATAACTTCGCATTGGTAACAGCGGCGAGAAGTGCCGGATATACCGTTGAGCAGGCAAGAAAGGATCCGAAGATCTCGGCAAAGGTCTCCATCGACTATTCCATCAAGACATTGTCTGATTTTGTCAAACCTGTCTTGGATTCACAGGTCCCCTTCGCAGACCTTGGTATGGATGTCAGATTCCCGGAAGATGATTACGGATACATCAAAAGCCATCCAGTCAAAGACCCAGAGGATATTGACAAGTTGGCGCTCTTCGACCCGAATGCGGCGAAAGAGTGTCCTATGTTCACGAAAGTGATCGTTGAAGGACTGAGAGAGACCAGCAGGATGTTGGAGGAGGACCTCCACATATGCGGTCTGTCATGGGGGCCCATTACGACTGCGGGATATCTCATGGGCACCGAGGAAATGATCATGATGGCCCTGATGGAACCTGACATGGTGAAAAAACTCATGGTCAAAGTGGCGCCTTTCGTCGCAGAGATGCAGAGAACGATGATAGATGCCGGCGCTACCGTCATGTGGATGGCGGACCCCACTTCGTCTGGGGATCTGCTTTCGCCGAGTATGTTCAAGGAGTTCTCGTACCTTGGGTTAAAAGAGGTCATACCAACCGTAAAGAAAGAGAAAGATGTCCCTTCCTTCCTGCACATATGCGGGAACACATTGGAAATAATGCCTATGCTGCCTGAACTGAAAGTGGATTGTTTCAGCTTCGACCATGCGGTTGACCCCGGCAAGGCGAAGAAGCTCGCAGGGAAGAAAATGGCCCTGATGGGGAACATAGATCCCGTCAAATACATCATGAGCGGAAACCCGGCAGAAATAAAGGACGAGTGCCGCAGGATCATCGACCTTGCGGGAAGGGACGGCGGATTCATATTGTCTCCGGGATGCGAGACCCCTATATCCAGCCCAGATGTGAATGTCAGGGCGATGGGGCAGGCGGGACAGGATTACTGGAAACACCGCTGA
- the metG gene encoding methionine--tRNA ligase — translation MSKICINIAWPYANGPIHLGHVAGSLLPPDIFGRYNRLIGNEVLVVGGSDQHGTPITVTAEKEGSTPDAVADRYHKINKKAIEDMGIQYSLFTKTNCANHFEVVHNIFNDLLKKDYLYEKLTDQYYCEKCQKFLPDRYVEGTCPKCGKEDTRSDQCDKCGTTFEPGDLIKPRCIHCKGEPVVKQSNQFFLRLSAFNDQLTDFIDSKDYWRPNVKAFTANWLKDGLHDRAITRDMSWGVPIPLPGWEDKVIYVWFEAVIGYLSASIEYSKNVGKPDLWEEYWKDPNTKHYYFIGKDNIPFHSIIWPGILIGIGGLNLPYDIPANEYLMFKGGKLSKSRGGAIDIPSVLSKYDVDAVRYYLSINMPDTHDSDFTWEDFQTKVNNELVSALGNYYHRCLSFTQKNFGKIPGADSKEGSKEVIDMIRLTLDEYNECLSHCDFKKGIKAVMELARFGNRYFDSMKPWALIKENKEQCGKVLNNNLMIVKALSVMAWPFMPRSSERIWKDLGYKESIEKSGLDAVTSKLPAGRGLSEPMPVYKKVEIPKEEEEDDASAFADFKKADLRVGQIVSADNHPDAEKLFLMKIDIGEAVPRQIVAGLRAYYSKEQLVGRKMILVSNLKPAKLRGYMSEGMVLAADDEAIGGKSVQLLRPTKDVPVGTKMNSGLENSSAQIEIKDFQNVKMVVSKTSGKKLLCNSLEIEIPKEAPKVITAVIDGDSAIALSDGKDCFATVDNEMKDGAGVR, via the coding sequence ATGTCAAAGATATGTATCAACATCGCTTGGCCGTATGCGAACGGGCCGATCCATCTGGGGCACGTGGCAGGTTCGCTGCTCCCCCCTGACATATTCGGCAGGTACAACCGTCTCATCGGGAATGAGGTATTGGTTGTGGGCGGTTCAGACCAGCACGGCACACCGATCACCGTCACTGCGGAAAAGGAAGGTTCCACACCCGACGCCGTGGCTGACCGATATCACAAGATAAACAAGAAAGCGATAGAGGATATGGGCATTCAATATTCACTTTTCACAAAGACCAACTGTGCCAACCACTTTGAAGTGGTGCATAACATATTCAACGATCTCCTCAAAAAAGACTATTTGTACGAAAAGCTGACAGACCAATATTATTGCGAAAAATGCCAGAAGTTCCTTCCCGACAGGTATGTGGAGGGAACATGCCCGAAATGCGGCAAGGAAGATACGAGAAGCGATCAGTGCGACAAGTGCGGGACCACGTTCGAACCCGGCGATCTGATCAAACCGAGGTGCATACACTGCAAAGGCGAACCCGTAGTGAAACAATCCAACCAGTTCTTCCTAAGGCTCAGCGCATTTAACGATCAATTGACGGATTTCATCGACAGCAAAGATTACTGGAGGCCGAACGTCAAAGCGTTCACAGCGAACTGGCTTAAGGACGGGCTTCACGACAGGGCGATAACAAGGGACATGTCCTGGGGAGTCCCCATACCTCTTCCCGGCTGGGAGGACAAGGTCATCTATGTGTGGTTCGAGGCCGTCATCGGATATCTGAGCGCTTCGATCGAATACTCAAAGAATGTCGGGAAACCGGATCTTTGGGAAGAATACTGGAAGGATCCGAACACAAAACATTATTATTTCATCGGAAAGGACAACATCCCCTTCCATTCCATCATCTGGCCGGGGATACTGATAGGCATAGGCGGTCTGAACCTCCCATACGATATCCCTGCGAATGAATATCTCATGTTCAAAGGCGGCAAACTGTCGAAGAGCCGCGGAGGAGCGATTGACATCCCATCCGTTCTTTCAAAATACGATGTGGATGCAGTCAGATACTATCTCTCGATCAACATGCCCGACACTCATGATTCTGATTTTACTTGGGAAGATTTCCAGACGAAGGTGAACAACGAGCTCGTGTCTGCATTAGGCAACTATTATCACAGATGTCTCAGTTTCACACAAAAGAACTTTGGGAAGATACCTGGAGCCGATTCTAAAGAAGGCTCCAAAGAAGTCATCGACATGATCCGATTGACACTTGATGAGTATAATGAGTGTCTTTCGCATTGCGATTTCAAAAAGGGGATCAAAGCCGTTATGGAGCTGGCACGTTTCGGAAACAGATACTTCGACTCCATGAAACCCTGGGCACTGATAAAAGAGAACAAGGAACAGTGCGGCAAGGTCCTGAACAACAATCTCATGATCGTCAAGGCACTCTCGGTAATGGCTTGGCCATTCATGCCCAGATCATCAGAAAGGATATGGAAGGACCTGGGATACAAGGAAAGCATAGAGAAGAGCGGCTTGGATGCGGTCACATCAAAATTACCTGCCGGAAGAGGGCTCTCTGAGCCAATGCCGGTGTATAAGAAGGTAGAGATCCCCAAGGAAGAAGAGGAAGATGACGCTTCCGCGTTTGCCGATTTCAAGAAGGCCGACCTCCGCGTAGGACAGATCGTGAGCGCAGATAATCACCCAGACGCAGAGAAATTGTTCCTGATGAAGATAGATATCGGCGAAGCCGTACCAAGACAGATAGTCGCGGGACTCAGAGCATATTATTCAAAGGAACAACTGGTCGGAAGGAAGATGATACTCGTATCCAACCTTAAACCGGCCAAACTCAGAGGGTACATGTCAGAAGGAATGGTGCTTGCTGCGGACGACGAGGCGATCGGAGGGAAATCGGTACAGCTCCTCAGACCTACAAAAGACGTCCCCGTCGGAACAAAAATGAATTCCGGATTGGAGAATTCATCGGCCCAGATCGAGATAAAAGATTTCCAAAATGTAAAGATGGTCGTCTCCAAGACATCCGGGAAGAAGCTGTTGTGCAACTCCTTGGAAATAGAAATTCCGAAAGAAGCTCCGAAGGTGATCACAGCGGTGATCGACGGTGACAGTGCGATAGCGTTGAGCGACGGTAAAGATTGTTTCGCAACGGTCGACAACGAGATGAAGGATGGAGCAGGCGTCAGATGA
- a CDS encoding flavodoxin family protein, translating into MKAIAINGSPRKSWNTATLLNKALDGARSVGAETEIVHLYDLDFKGCNSCFFCKKKGSGFKGYCAMKDDLTEVLKRTMGCDVIIMGSPIYIGYITGEMKSFMERLLFMNLSYDNPSRTNFKGRISTGFVYTMGIPPEMIERAGYRYIFETNKNIMARLNGPSEYVVSADNYQFDDYTKYHASNFDEKHKAKVREEQFPIDCQRAFEMGARLCS; encoded by the coding sequence ATGAAAGCGATCGCAATAAACGGAAGTCCGAGAAAGAGCTGGAACACGGCAACATTGTTGAACAAAGCATTGGATGGGGCAAGGTCTGTAGGCGCGGAGACCGAGATTGTACATCTTTACGACCTTGATTTCAAAGGCTGCAACAGTTGTTTCTTCTGTAAAAAGAAAGGGAGCGGCTTCAAAGGCTACTGCGCGATGAAGGACGACCTCACAGAAGTGTTGAAAAGGACTATGGGTTGTGACGTCATCATCATGGGCTCGCCGATCTACATCGGTTACATAACCGGCGAGATGAAATCTTTCATGGAGAGACTGTTGTTCATGAACCTGTCATATGATAATCCAAGCCGCACCAACTTCAAAGGCAGGATATCGACCGGTTTCGTTTATACAATGGGAATACCGCCCGAGATGATAGAAAGGGCGGGATACAGATACATTTTTGAGACCAATAAGAATATTATGGCGCGCCTGAACGGCCCCTCCGAATATGTAGTCTCCGCCGATAACTATCAGTTCGATGATTATACAAAATATCATGCATCGAATTTCGACGAAAAACACAAGGCGAAGGTGAGAGAGGAACAGTTCCCCATAGATTGCCAAAGAGCGTTCGAAATGGGGGCGCGGCTTTGTTCTTAA
- a CDS encoding TATA-box-binding protein, whose product MNIENVVASTSLGQELDLKAIENALEGADYNPQQFPGLVYRIKEPKTATLLFRSGKVVCTGAKSLGDVKIAISKVAKDLEKANIKISIEPKIEVQNIVASSDLEQEINLNTVAITLGLEKVEYEPEQFPGLVYRLDEPKVVVLLFGSGKMVCTGAKVPEDVVRAVDKIAAELRAASLMS is encoded by the coding sequence ATGAATATCGAGAACGTTGTAGCTTCAACATCCCTTGGACAGGAACTCGACCTGAAAGCGATTGAGAACGCACTGGAAGGTGCGGACTATAATCCTCAGCAGTTCCCTGGGCTGGTTTACAGGATCAAAGAACCTAAGACAGCCACACTTCTTTTCAGAAGCGGAAAGGTCGTTTGCACAGGCGCAAAGAGCCTTGGTGATGTGAAGATCGCAATAAGCAAGGTCGCAAAGGACCTTGAAAAAGCGAACATAAAGATAAGCATCGAACCGAAGATAGAGGTTCAGAACATTGTCGCATCCTCAGACCTGGAACAGGAGATCAATCTTAACACGGTTGCGATCACACTCGGTCTGGAGAAGGTCGAATATGAGCCTGAGCAGTTCCCGGGTCTTGTATACAGGCTGGATGAACCCAAAGTAGTGGTTCTTCTCTTCGGGTCCGGAAAAATGGTTTGCACAGGCGCAAAGGTTCCAGAGGACGTTGTGCGCGCTGTCGACAAGATCGCTGCCGAACTCAGAGCCGCAAGCTTGATGTCTTAA